One segment of Sinorhizobium sp. BG8 DNA contains the following:
- a CDS encoding SLC13 family permease: MVSAALEETECLQLWPAPKTKPTTQPPLLLCVFALGVLLAAFDIVSPQIAFGVAILLLMLLGQLNLREALASLNWPIVVMLACMIPLAGAMQTTGAAEMIASSLAAVLPMGYPSLAVALMLLLAVALTPFINNASVVIALTPISLEIAQSFNCPPAALLIAIAVGASLDFLTPFGHHNNTLVMGIGGYRFADFPRAGWPVTVVTVVAAFLSIVVFWL; the protein is encoded by the coding sequence ATGGTCTCAGCTGCGCTGGAGGAGACGGAGTGCCTGCAGCTGTGGCCCGCACCGAAGACCAAGCCGACAACGCAGCCTCCCCTCCTTCTCTGTGTTTTTGCGCTGGGTGTTCTGTTGGCAGCGTTCGACATTGTGTCCCCGCAGATCGCCTTTGGGGTGGCAATTCTTCTGCTCATGCTGCTCGGACAGCTCAATCTCCGCGAGGCCCTGGCCAGCCTGAACTGGCCGATCGTCGTTATGCTTGCGTGCATGATTCCGCTTGCCGGTGCCATGCAGACCACGGGAGCGGCCGAGATGATCGCGTCCTCTCTCGCCGCTGTGCTGCCGATGGGTTACCCCTCCCTGGCGGTTGCGCTGATGCTGTTGCTTGCAGTCGCCCTCACGCCATTCATCAACAATGCATCCGTGGTGATTGCGCTGACGCCGATTTCGCTGGAGATCGCCCAGTCCTTCAATTGTCCGCCGGCAGCGCTGTTGATTGCCATTGCCGTCGGTGCTTCGCTGGATTTCCTCACGCCCTTCGGTCATCACAACAATACGCTCGTCATGGGCATTGGCGGCTACAGGTTTGCAGATTTCCCGCGCGCGGGATGGCCGGTCACCGTCGTCACGGTTGTCGCCGCGTTCCTGTCGATCGTCGTCTTCTGGCTATAG
- a CDS encoding FAD/NAD(P)-binding protein: protein MIVRSDVAVIGSGFSAAAVTVNLLDRLPPNLKISLVGNQENPCRGTAYATPSNSHLLNVPAARMGLYPDRPDHFQSWLEERGMAFGSEDFVPRNLYGAYLQDVFEEALHRTGNRAAVSRIDARVVGGEAGKDGQQVYRLSDGRTLIAKASALCTGATAAGIPLPKGAIAAEALPHIVEDPWSEPWQQRVPLDGTVLILGTGLTMVDQCLSLRKRGFVGKIHAISRRGLLPQTHVVPRPAPVEAFLSPGELELSAMLAWLRQRAENAADWRGVIDGLRPVTQDLWKGLTAEQRSRFLRHAAPFWNSHRHRMAPAVSAELGRMRESGDLMIDRGRLIGVEPREGSLRAIFSVAATGERRSIDAHILVNCTGIERCSVKQSDLLTDMASKGLVRCDPLGLGLDVDDRSAVVSGDGSVSGRLYAMGAMTLGRFWEITAVPDIRVQAGAVAKSISEVLAA, encoded by the coding sequence ATGATTGTTCGAAGCGATGTGGCAGTGATCGGCTCCGGCTTCTCGGCCGCCGCCGTCACCGTCAATCTCCTTGATCGGCTTCCGCCGAATTTGAAGATCAGTCTCGTAGGAAATCAGGAAAATCCCTGTCGCGGGACTGCCTACGCAACTCCCTCCAACAGCCATCTTCTCAATGTGCCGGCTGCGCGGATGGGCCTTTACCCGGACCGTCCTGATCATTTCCAGTCGTGGCTTGAAGAGCGCGGCATGGCATTCGGATCCGAAGACTTCGTGCCGCGCAATCTTTACGGCGCCTATCTCCAGGACGTCTTCGAAGAGGCGCTCCACCGCACCGGCAACCGCGCCGCGGTTTCGCGGATCGATGCCCGGGTCGTCGGAGGCGAGGCGGGCAAAGATGGGCAACAGGTCTACAGGCTGTCGGATGGCCGGACGCTGATCGCGAAGGCATCCGCCCTCTGCACGGGAGCAACGGCAGCTGGCATTCCGCTTCCCAAAGGAGCGATCGCCGCCGAGGCGCTCCCGCATATCGTCGAGGACCCATGGTCCGAGCCCTGGCAACAGCGTGTTCCCCTGGATGGAACGGTGCTGATCCTCGGTACCGGCCTCACCATGGTCGATCAATGCCTCTCCCTGCGCAAGAGAGGGTTTGTCGGCAAGATTCACGCGATTTCCCGACGGGGCTTGCTGCCCCAGACCCATGTGGTGCCCCGCCCTGCACCGGTCGAAGCGTTCCTGTCGCCCGGCGAACTCGAACTCAGTGCCATGCTGGCCTGGCTCCGCCAGAGAGCCGAGAACGCCGCAGACTGGCGTGGCGTTATCGATGGCCTTCGCCCGGTGACGCAGGATTTGTGGAAAGGGCTGACTGCCGAGCAGCGCAGCCGCTTTCTTCGCCACGCGGCGCCCTTCTGGAATTCGCATCGCCATCGGATGGCACCCGCCGTCAGCGCCGAGCTCGGGCGAATGCGGGAAAGCGGCGATTTGATGATAGATCGCGGCCGGCTGATTGGTGTGGAACCACGCGAGGGAAGCCTGCGAGCCATCTTCTCGGTCGCGGCAACGGGCGAGCGGCGGTCGATTGATGCCCATATCCTGGTAAACTGTACGGGCATCGAGCGCTGTTCGGTGAAGCAGTCCGACCTTCTCACGGATATGGCCTCAAAGGGTCTGGTGCGGTGCGATCCGCTGGGACTGGGGCTGGACGTGGACGATCGTTCAGCCGTCGTGTCCGGTGACGGTAGCGTTTCCGGGCGGCTCTATGCGATGGGTGCAATGACGCTGGGCCGTTTCTGGGAGATCACTGCGGTGCCGGACATTCGCGTGCAGGCAGGCGCGGTCGCAAAAAGCATCAGCGAGGTGCTGGCAGCGTAG
- a CDS encoding SLC13 family permease, with translation MDMQAAGSAFEQIAIIALLVTVLFIFSLDRFRIELVACVGLATGFALGLVPANAVFSGFSNPAVVTVVEILLIVHVLGRADALHPFARRFFAVVRSEAALIASLCLLAAFVSVFMNNIGALALVMPVVLEAGRSTGLGERKLLLPVSYATLLGGTCSLIGTPANLLVSDALRDVTGSGFYFFDFAYAGVPVALSGLAVIIAWVPRMFEAKEVRLALSAGGRRRMMTELDIPGARNWPGSGSSDSRTRMACGSMLWCVAGSTFSGGGRTSSFKVAILSLPTATSGSFSKPLRHAPSGSPGDLMPAHPHTARRSSRLTAPLSVRTSTRSMSFAPMKSASSACQLAAPDLRADWPTSDWGSATSFIFRAIP, from the coding sequence ATGGATATGCAGGCGGCGGGATCGGCATTCGAGCAGATTGCGATCATCGCACTGCTGGTGACGGTCCTCTTCATCTTCTCGCTCGACAGATTCCGGATCGAACTCGTCGCTTGCGTAGGGCTAGCCACCGGGTTCGCACTGGGGCTCGTTCCGGCAAATGCGGTGTTTTCCGGATTCTCCAACCCGGCAGTCGTGACGGTCGTCGAGATCCTTCTGATCGTGCACGTGCTCGGCCGCGCCGACGCCTTGCACCCGTTTGCGCGCCGCTTCTTCGCCGTCGTCCGCTCCGAAGCGGCGCTCATCGCCTCGCTTTGCCTGCTGGCGGCCTTCGTCTCGGTGTTCATGAACAATATCGGCGCGCTTGCGCTCGTGATGCCGGTAGTCCTCGAAGCCGGCCGAAGCACCGGCCTGGGGGAGCGGAAACTGCTGCTTCCTGTGTCATATGCGACCCTGCTCGGGGGCACGTGCTCGTTGATCGGCACGCCCGCCAACCTTCTTGTTTCGGATGCGCTCCGCGACGTCACGGGAAGCGGCTTCTACTTCTTCGACTTTGCCTATGCCGGTGTTCCTGTCGCGCTTTCGGGGCTGGCCGTGATTATTGCCTGGGTGCCGCGGATGTTCGAAGCCAAGGAGGTTCGCCTGGCTCTGTCTGCGGGTGGGCGGCGTCGCATGATGACAGAACTCGACATACCCGGGGCTCGCAATTGGCCGGGCAGCGGCTCGTCGGACTCGAGAACACGTATGGCATGCGGGTCCATGCTGTGGTGCGTGGCGGGAAGTACGTTTTCGGGCGGCGGGAGGACATCGTCGTTCAAGGTGGCGATACTCTCGTTGCCGACGGCGACGTCGGGATCATTTTCGAAACCGTTGAGGCACGCACCGTCCGGTTCACCGGGGGATTTGATGCCCGCTCATCCGCACACAGCGAGGCGGTCATCACGCCTGACAGCACCATTGTCGGTTCGAACCTCCACACGATCGATGTCTTTCGCACCCATGAAGTCGGCGTCTTCGGCATGTCAACTCGCGGCGCCCGACCTGAGGGCAGACTGGCCGACCAGCGATTGGGGGTCGGCGACATCCTTTATCTTTCGGGCGATCCCGTGA
- a CDS encoding sugar phosphate isomerase/epimerase, producing the protein MHLSTHNWMRAEPLAMTLKRIKKYGYESIEISGEPTQYDVKETRALLKEHGIRCWGAVTLTLGERNLAAKDEGQRAKSVDYVKSVITMVSELDGEIVTLVPATVGKVVPDATEEEEWKWVVDATRECFAHAKKSGVRIAIEPLNRFETYFFNRAAQALALADAVSPECGVCLDAFHLNIEEEDMYDAIRLAGKRLFDFHVADNNRFAAGLGQLDWPKIVATLKEVGYDGALTNEFVAPVDRTPAAKYPDMVERNPVDIPPEQLKFIQDHGSSLLTESFYSDQMRITAETLLPLIK; encoded by the coding sequence ATGCATCTGTCGACGCACAATTGGATGCGCGCCGAGCCGCTGGCCATGACGCTGAAGCGGATCAAGAAGTACGGATACGAAAGTATCGAGATCTCCGGCGAGCCGACGCAATACGATGTCAAGGAAACCCGGGCGCTGCTGAAGGAGCACGGGATCCGCTGCTGGGGCGCGGTGACCCTGACGCTTGGCGAGCGCAACCTCGCGGCCAAGGACGAGGGGCAGCGGGCGAAGTCGGTCGACTACGTAAAGAGCGTCATCACCATGGTGAGTGAACTCGACGGCGAGATCGTCACGCTGGTGCCCGCGACCGTTGGAAAGGTCGTTCCGGACGCGACGGAGGAAGAGGAGTGGAAGTGGGTGGTGGATGCCACCAGGGAGTGCTTCGCCCACGCCAAGAAGAGCGGCGTCCGCATCGCCATCGAACCTTTGAACCGGTTCGAGACCTATTTTTTCAACCGCGCCGCGCAGGCGCTCGCACTGGCCGATGCGGTCAGCCCCGAATGTGGGGTCTGCCTCGATGCCTTCCACCTCAATATCGAGGAGGAAGACATGTATGACGCGATCCGGCTCGCCGGAAAGCGCCTTTTCGATTTCCACGTCGCCGACAACAACCGCTTCGCGGCGGGCCTGGGACAGCTCGATTGGCCGAAGATCGTGGCGACGCTCAAGGAGGTCGGCTATGACGGTGCGCTGACCAACGAGTTCGTTGCGCCGGTGGATCGGACGCCGGCCGCCAAATACCCTGACATGGTCGAGCGCAACCCTGTCGACATTCCGCCCGAGCAGTTGAAGTTCATACAGGATCACGGTTCGAGCCTTCTGACGGAATCCTTTTATTCGGATCAGATGCGCATCACTGCCGAAACGCTTCTGCCATTGATCAAGTAG
- a CDS encoding sugar phosphate isomerase/epimerase family protein, with protein MKIGMCMFLWTTHVTGEHEALLRDIKATGFDGVEIPVFEGSEDTYKRLGEMLDRIGLDRTAVSAMGDPGMNLISPDAETRKKGIAYVKWALDCTQALGSRVLCGPLHSILGQFSGSGPTATERRHSVSSQREIGDHASRRGVTIGLEALNRFECYLLNTMDDLSAHINEIDHPNIRAMYDTFHSNIEEADPIGAFTRNSRNFVHVHVSENDRGVPGRGHIPWDDTFRAIRASGYDGWLTIEAFGRALKDLAAATKVWRDFSETPEAVYREGYRHIEAGWAEAGRNSV; from the coding sequence GTGAAGATCGGGATGTGCATGTTTCTCTGGACGACGCACGTGACCGGCGAGCACGAGGCGCTTCTCAGGGATATCAAGGCTACGGGGTTCGACGGCGTCGAAATACCGGTCTTCGAAGGCTCAGAGGATACCTACAAGCGGCTCGGAGAGATGCTGGATCGCATCGGCCTCGATCGTACGGCAGTCTCCGCGATGGGAGATCCCGGCATGAACCTGATCTCGCCGGACGCGGAGACGCGAAAGAAGGGCATCGCATACGTGAAATGGGCGCTCGATTGTACGCAGGCACTCGGCTCCCGCGTTTTGTGCGGACCGCTTCATTCGATCCTCGGACAATTCTCCGGTTCCGGCCCCACTGCCACCGAACGAAGGCACTCGGTGTCGTCACAACGCGAAATTGGCGATCACGCCTCACGGCGTGGCGTCACGATCGGTCTCGAGGCGCTGAACCGTTTCGAGTGCTATCTCCTCAACACCATGGACGACCTGTCCGCACATATCAACGAGATCGACCACCCGAACATCCGGGCGATGTACGACACGTTTCACAGCAACATAGAGGAAGCGGATCCCATCGGCGCATTCACCAGGAATTCCCGCAACTTCGTACATGTCCACGTCTCTGAAAACGATCGAGGCGTCCCAGGGCGCGGTCACATTCCTTGGGACGACACGTTTCGAGCGATACGGGCAAGCGGCTATGACGGATGGCTGACGATCGAAGCCTTCGGACGGGCGTTGAAGGATCTGGCAGCGGCCACCAAAGTCTGGCGCGACTTTTCAGAAACCCCCGAGGCGGTCTACCGCGAAGGCTACCGGCACATCGAGGCCGGTTGGGCGGAGGCAGGGCGAAATTCCGTCTGA
- a CDS encoding Rrf2 family transcriptional regulator: protein MLTKKGKYGLKALVDLARLAPGETAFVSEIALRNNIPKKFLDTILLELRNAGILRSKKGPGGGYSLSQPASAIRIGHAIRVLDGPLAPIRCASRTAYEACEDCSDPETCQVRRSMTEVRDAIAAILDTMTLEQFVSTPGMEAVAEDGELEKQAS, encoded by the coding sequence ATGCTGACGAAAAAGGGAAAATACGGCCTGAAGGCACTGGTCGATCTGGCGAGGCTTGCCCCGGGGGAAACTGCCTTTGTCAGCGAGATCGCGCTTCGCAACAATATTCCGAAGAAGTTTCTCGACACGATCCTGCTTGAGCTTCGCAATGCGGGCATCCTGCGCTCCAAGAAAGGGCCGGGCGGCGGCTACTCGCTTTCCCAGCCGGCCTCCGCAATTCGGATAGGGCATGCGATCCGCGTCCTCGACGGACCATTGGCGCCCATACGCTGTGCCAGCCGGACCGCCTACGAAGCCTGTGAAGACTGTTCCGATCCGGAGACCTGTCAGGTCCGTCGGTCTATGACCGAGGTGCGTGATGCGATCGCCGCCATTCTCGACACCATGACGCTCGAGCAGTTCGTTTCCACTCCGGGCATGGAAGCAGTCGCGGAGGATGGCGAACTGGAGAAGCAGGCCAGCTGA
- the hrpB gene encoding ATP-dependent helicase HrpB: MTSTEVRFPRLPISDVLEEIGTALGTGTRAVLSAPPGAGKTTIVPLYLLNQGWRGDGRIIVLEPRRLAARAAAGRMAEILGQEVGGTVGYRTRLDSRISARTRVEVVTEGIFARLILDDPELSGIAAVLFDEFHERSLDADFGLALALDVQSALRDDLRILVMSATLDVQRLRTLLDDAPVVASAGRAFPVEMRHQDRPPGERIEDSVARAIIEAHRDEPGSILAFLPGQAEIGRTRERLEGRFPSTTRIVPLFGNLSQREQDEAIRPAPEGTRKIVLATSIAETSITIDGVRIVVDSGLQRLPVFEASTGITRLETVRASRAAADQRAGRAGRTEPGIAIRLWHPGQTAALPAYTPPQILSSDLSSFALDLAHWGVSDPSALKLLDQPPASTLEEARQILRLLGALDAGGSLTETGRQIRALAMSPRLGAMVIRAAAEGRALDAAMLAVLLTEQGLGGPSIDLEDRFRRFRSEGGERAEASRRLARRMTDGLRAGKAERSVHPGALLVHAFPDRVAIQRGGRGRFVMANGRGAEIPETDGLAGAEALVIADLTGQAGRQRILAAAQISRQDIEEGFADAIIQEEQSYFDRSSRQVRARRVTRLGAIVLNETPLGRPKGLAAARALAEGVAQLGLQFLPFSKAGAQLRERLGFLHRSIGDPWPDTSDAALLARLDDWFVPFQEETRGLDDVSPGSLSEGLLSLVPYQAQRDLPKLAPTHYEAPTGNQHPIRYDGAEPVLAIRVQELYGLKQHPAVAGGRLPLLLELLSPAHRTIQTTRDLPGFWAGSWKDVRADMRGRYPKHPWPEDPSEAAPTTRAKPRGT; encoded by the coding sequence ATGACGAGTACCGAAGTCAGGTTTCCGCGCCTGCCAATCAGCGACGTGCTGGAGGAGATCGGAACTGCACTTGGCACCGGCACGCGCGCCGTCCTGAGCGCGCCACCGGGTGCGGGGAAGACGACGATCGTTCCCCTCTACCTCCTGAACCAGGGCTGGCGGGGCGACGGGCGGATCATTGTCCTCGAGCCGCGCCGTCTCGCCGCACGCGCCGCTGCCGGCCGGATGGCGGAAATCCTGGGGCAAGAGGTCGGGGGAACCGTCGGCTACCGCACGCGCCTCGACAGCCGCATTTCCGCCAGAACCCGCGTCGAGGTGGTGACTGAGGGGATCTTTGCCCGCCTAATCCTCGACGATCCCGAGCTCTCCGGAATTGCGGCAGTCCTGTTCGACGAGTTCCACGAGCGTTCGCTCGACGCGGACTTCGGTCTCGCGCTCGCACTCGACGTGCAGTCGGCCCTCAGGGATGACCTCAGGATCCTCGTGATGTCCGCGACGCTCGACGTTCAGCGCCTCCGCACGCTGCTGGACGATGCCCCCGTCGTCGCCAGCGCGGGACGCGCCTTCCCGGTGGAGATGCGCCATCAGGACCGGCCGCCAGGGGAGCGCATCGAAGACAGTGTCGCGCGCGCCATTATCGAGGCCCACCGCGACGAGCCGGGCTCGATCCTTGCCTTCCTTCCCGGACAGGCCGAGATCGGGCGGACGCGGGAACGGCTGGAGGGAAGGTTCCCCTCGACCACCAGGATCGTTCCACTGTTCGGCAATCTCTCCCAGCGCGAGCAAGATGAAGCCATTCGGCCGGCCCCCGAAGGTACGCGCAAGATCGTGCTTGCGACGTCCATTGCGGAAACGTCGATCACCATCGACGGCGTGCGCATCGTCGTCGACAGCGGGCTGCAGCGTTTGCCGGTGTTTGAGGCTTCGACCGGGATTACCCGCCTTGAAACGGTGCGCGCCTCGCGCGCGGCGGCCGACCAGCGGGCGGGCCGGGCCGGCAGAACCGAGCCCGGCATTGCGATCAGGCTGTGGCATCCGGGCCAGACGGCGGCGCTTCCCGCGTACACACCACCTCAGATCCTGTCCAGCGACCTCTCTTCCTTCGCGCTGGACCTTGCCCACTGGGGTGTCAGCGACCCATCCGCGCTCAAGCTTCTCGATCAGCCGCCTGCGTCCACGCTCGAGGAAGCGCGCCAGATCCTCCGCCTCCTCGGCGCGCTCGACGCCGGCGGCAGTCTCACGGAGACGGGCCGGCAGATCAGGGCACTCGCGATGTCGCCGCGGCTCGGAGCCATGGTCATCCGGGCGGCGGCGGAGGGCCGGGCGCTCGACGCCGCCATGCTCGCGGTCCTGCTGACGGAACAGGGGCTCGGTGGACCGTCCATCGACCTGGAGGACAGGTTCCGGCGGTTCAGGTCCGAAGGCGGCGAGCGGGCGGAGGCCTCACGGCGCCTCGCAAGGCGCATGACCGATGGATTGAGAGCCGGCAAAGCGGAGCGCTCCGTGCATCCGGGGGCGCTGCTTGTCCATGCTTTCCCGGACCGGGTGGCCATCCAGAGAGGGGGAAGGGGCCGCTTCGTCATGGCCAATGGCCGGGGCGCGGAAATTCCGGAAACCGACGGGCTGGCAGGGGCCGAGGCGCTCGTCATCGCTGATCTCACCGGACAGGCCGGCAGGCAACGCATCCTTGCGGCCGCCCAGATCAGCCGGCAGGACATAGAAGAGGGCTTCGCTGACGCCATCATACAGGAAGAGCAGAGCTACTTCGATCGCTCCAGCCGGCAGGTCCGGGCGCGGCGGGTCACACGGCTCGGGGCCATCGTTCTCAACGAGACTCCGCTTGGACGTCCGAAGGGGCTTGCGGCCGCGCGGGCGCTTGCCGAAGGTGTCGCGCAGCTCGGTCTCCAGTTCCTGCCCTTCTCGAAGGCGGGCGCCCAGCTGCGCGAGCGGCTCGGCTTTCTCCACCGCTCGATCGGCGACCCCTGGCCGGACACATCGGACGCCGCCCTGCTCGCCCGCCTCGATGACTGGTTCGTTCCCTTTCAGGAAGAAACCCGCGGTCTCGACGACGTCAGCCCGGGGAGCCTGTCCGAGGGCCTTCTGTCACTCGTACCCTACCAGGCCCAACGAGACCTGCCGAAATTGGCTCCGACCCACTATGAAGCGCCGACGGGCAACCAGCACCCGATCCGCTACGATGGAGCGGAACCGGTGCTGGCGATACGCGTGCAGGAACTCTACGGCCTCAAACAGCATCCTGCGGTCGCCGGCGGGAGGCTGCCGCTGCTTCTCGAACTGCTGTCGCCAGCGCATCGCACGATCCAGACCACCCGCGACCTGCCCGGCTTCTGGGCGGGATCGTGGAAGGACGTGCGGGCGGACATGAGGGGGCGCTATCCGAAACACCCCTGGCCGGAAGATCCTTCCGAGGCAGCGCCGACGACACGGGCAAAGCCGCGTGGTACATGA
- a CDS encoding mandelate racemase/muconate lactonizing enzyme family protein produces the protein MRIKKVEAWWVRIPIEANRQHRSDFGRLTTFDAAILRIETDDGIVGWGEGKNAAGSAGHYGTLVHMLNHEVGPKLVGKDPADITTLWEMLYNGVRHETASQSGHAMPELSRRGLSVAAISAVDIALWDILGKSLGVPVWQLLGGRKAERLPAYASGGWESADKIGEQLKSYVASGDFRAVKMRVGAMDGAPHLSAARVRAARAALGPGVELMVDAHGTYTVADARRFVQLVSDCDLAWFEEPVSGDDKSGMAEVRSAGNVPIAAGESEATRFAFRDLAVLKSVDIFQPDPAFCGGITEAMRIGAIASAFNLRFAPHLWAGAPCFFSGLHICAASPASFVIEYSLGANPMIHDLVEETVEVRDGMIAVPDKPGLGFTINERVLEAHAQSK, from the coding sequence ATGCGTATCAAGAAGGTCGAGGCCTGGTGGGTCCGAATTCCGATCGAAGCGAACCGGCAGCACCGGAGCGACTTCGGGCGCCTGACGACTTTCGATGCCGCGATCTTGCGCATCGAGACGGACGACGGGATCGTCGGTTGGGGAGAGGGCAAGAACGCCGCCGGAAGCGCCGGCCACTACGGCACGCTCGTCCACATGCTCAATCACGAGGTCGGGCCAAAGCTGGTGGGAAAGGATCCCGCCGACATCACGACGCTCTGGGAAATGCTCTACAACGGCGTTCGCCACGAAACCGCTTCCCAGTCCGGCCATGCGATGCCTGAATTGTCGCGCCGCGGCCTTTCTGTCGCGGCGATCAGTGCGGTCGATATCGCCCTTTGGGATATTCTCGGCAAGTCGCTCGGTGTGCCGGTCTGGCAGCTTCTGGGCGGGCGCAAGGCGGAGAGGCTGCCCGCCTACGCCTCGGGCGGATGGGAGAGCGCGGATAAGATCGGCGAACAACTGAAATCCTATGTTGCCTCCGGTGACTTTCGCGCAGTGAAGATGCGCGTGGGGGCCATGGATGGCGCGCCGCACCTCTCGGCGGCGCGTGTGCGTGCTGCGCGTGCCGCCCTCGGTCCCGGCGTCGAACTCATGGTCGATGCCCACGGAACATACACGGTGGCTGATGCCCGCCGTTTCGTTCAACTCGTCTCCGATTGTGATCTCGCTTGGTTCGAGGAGCCGGTGAGCGGCGATGACAAGTCGGGAATGGCCGAAGTCCGGTCCGCGGGCAATGTGCCAATCGCTGCGGGCGAGTCCGAGGCCACCCGCTTCGCGTTCCGTGACCTTGCGGTGTTGAAGTCGGTTGATATATTCCAGCCGGATCCGGCCTTCTGCGGCGGCATCACGGAGGCGATGCGTATCGGCGCCATTGCCAGTGCCTTCAATCTCCGTTTCGCTCCGCACTTGTGGGCCGGTGCACCTTGCTTCTTCTCCGGCCTGCATATCTGCGCCGCCTCGCCCGCAAGTTTCGTCATCGAATATTCGCTGGGTGCCAATCCGATGATCCACGATCTCGTCGAGGAGACAGTGGAGGTCAGGGACGGTATGATTGCGGTTCCGGACAAGCCGGGTCTGGGATTCACGATCAATGAGCGCGTCCTGGAGGCTCATGCACAAAGTAAGTGA
- a CDS encoding selenium-binding family protein, with translation MATWRPDPSFYPSPRMAAKAPRETLAYVASFDPDRKKPDAIAVVDVDPSSASYSQIVGQVVMPNVADELHHFGWNACSSCLCPNAPHPHVERRYLVVPGLRSSRLHIIDTKPDPRNPTIVRVIEPAEIAEKANYSRLHTVHCGPEGIYVNALSDAAGNAPGGIFLLDHQSFDVLGQWEMDRGPQKLAYDFWWHLGHDTMITSEWGTPDTFENGLVPEVLFGSRYGRRLHFWDLHKRKHLQEIDFGEEHQLVFELRPAHDPTKAYGFVGCVISLKDLSASIWTWYREGDRWSVKKVIEIPAEPADPQDLPPVLKDFKAVPPLVTDIDLSMDDRFLYVSCWGTGNMIQYDVSDPLSPKETGRVRIGGIVSRATHPKAANGALNGGPQMVEISRDGKRVYFTNSLYGAIDPQFYPEGIDGWMVKLDVADNGGISFDKNFFVDWPKGHRPHQVRLEGGDCSSDSYCYP, from the coding sequence ATGGCGACGTGGCGGCCTGATCCCTCATTCTATCCATCTCCGCGCATGGCGGCAAAAGCCCCGCGCGAGACACTTGCCTATGTGGCGAGTTTCGATCCCGACCGGAAAAAGCCGGATGCGATCGCCGTGGTCGACGTCGATCCGTCGTCCGCGAGCTACTCACAGATTGTTGGCCAGGTCGTAATGCCGAATGTCGCCGACGAGCTCCATCATTTCGGCTGGAACGCCTGTTCGTCCTGCCTATGCCCGAATGCGCCGCATCCGCACGTCGAGCGACGCTATCTTGTCGTGCCGGGATTGCGTTCATCGAGGCTCCACATCATCGACACGAAGCCTGATCCGAGAAACCCGACAATCGTTCGCGTGATAGAGCCCGCGGAAATCGCCGAGAAGGCGAATTATTCCCGACTTCACACCGTCCATTGCGGTCCCGAGGGCATCTATGTCAATGCGCTGTCTGACGCCGCCGGCAATGCTCCGGGCGGCATTTTCCTGCTCGACCACCAGAGCTTTGACGTGCTCGGTCAATGGGAGATGGACCGCGGACCGCAGAAGCTCGCCTATGATTTCTGGTGGCACCTTGGTCACGATACGATGATAACAAGTGAGTGGGGCACGCCGGATACCTTCGAAAATGGTCTCGTGCCCGAGGTGCTGTTCGGCTCGCGGTACGGCCGGAGGCTTCATTTCTGGGACCTTCACAAGCGCAAGCACCTCCAGGAGATCGATTTCGGGGAGGAGCATCAGCTGGTCTTCGAATTGCGGCCCGCACACGACCCGACGAAGGCCTATGGTTTCGTCGGTTGCGTGATCAGCCTCAAGGACCTGTCGGCTTCGATCTGGACCTGGTACCGCGAGGGCGATCGGTGGTCGGTCAAGAAGGTCATCGAGATTCCCGCAGAGCCGGCCGATCCGCAGGACCTTCCGCCGGTTCTCAAGGATTTCAAGGCGGTACCGCCGCTCGTGACGGATATCGATCTGTCGATGGACGACCGCTTTCTCTATGTCTCCTGCTGGGGCACCGGCAACATGATCCAGTATGACGTGTCGGATCCGCTCTCGCCCAAGGAAACCGGGCGGGTCCGGATCGGCGGCATCGTATCGCGGGCGACGCACCCCAAGGCCGCAAACGGAGCGCTCAACGGCGGACCGCAAATGGTCGAGATCAGCCGGGACGGCAAGAGGGTCTATTTCACCAACTCGCTCTACGGTGCGATCGACCCTCAGTTCTATCCGGAGGGCATCGACGGCTGGATGGTGAAGCTCGACGTGGCGGACAATGGCGGCATCAGCTTCGACAAGAACTTCTTCGTCGACTGGCCGAAGGGACATCGTCCGCATCAGGTGCGCCTCGAAGGGGGAGACTGCTCGTCCGATTCCTATTGCTATCCGTGA